One window from the genome of Glycine soja cultivar W05 chromosome 12, ASM419377v2, whole genome shotgun sequence encodes:
- the LOC114379480 gene encoding senescence-specific cysteine protease SAG39-like, whose product MVAKNHFCHISLAMLLCMAFLAFQVTCRSLQDASMYERHEQWMTRYGKVYKDPQEREKRFRIFKENVNYIEAFNNAANKRYKLAINQFADLTNEEFIAPRNRFKGHMCSSIIRTTTFKYENVTAVPSTVDWRQKGAVTPIKDQGQCGCCWAFSAVAATEGIHALTSGKLISLSEQELVDCDTKGVDQGCEGGLMDDAFKFVIQNHGLNTEANYPYKGVDGKCNANEAANDVVTITGYEDVPANNEKALQKAVANQPVSVAIDASGSDFQFYKSGVFTGSCGTELDHGVTAVGYGVSNDGTEYWLVKNSWGTEWGEEGYIRMQRGVDSEEGLCGIAMQASYPTA is encoded by the exons ATGGTTGCCAAAAATCATTTCTGTCATATTTCATTGGCAATGCTTCTCTGCATGGCTTTCTTGGCTTTTCAAGTCACATGTCGCAGTCTCCAAGATGCATCCATGTATGAGAGGCATGAGCAATGGATGACTCGTTACGGCAAGGTGTATAAGGACCCTCAGGAACGGGAAAAGCGTTTCAGGATATTTAAGGAAAATGTGAATTACATTGAAGCTTTCAACAACGCTGCCAATAAACGTTACAAGCTAGCCATTAATCAATTTGCAGACCTCACTAACGAAGAGTTCATTGCACCCAGAAATAGATTCAAGGGGCATATGTGTTCCTCAATCATTAGGACAACCACTTTTAAGTATGAAAATGTGACAGCAGTACCATCCACAGTGGATTGGAGGCAAAAAGGAGCAGTTACACCCATCAAGGACCAAGGTCAATGTG GATGTTGTTGGGCCTTTTCTGCTGTTGCAGCAACTGAAGGAATTCATGCACTGACTTCTGGAAAATTGATATCTTTGTCGGAACAAGAACTTGTTGATTGTGACACAAAGGGTGTGGACCAAGGTTGTGAAGGTGGTCTTATGGATGATGCTTTTAAATTCGTCATCCAAAATCATGGACTCAATACCGAAGCCAACTACCCCTATAAGGGTGTTGATGGAAAGTGCAATGCAAATGAAGCAGCCAACGATGTTGTTACTATTACTGGGTATGAGGATGTCCCTGCCAACAATGAGAAGGCACTGCAAAAAGCTGTGGCCAATCAACCAGTTTCCGTAGCCATTGATGCCAGTGGCTCTGACTTTCAATTTTACAAGAGCGGTGTCTTCACTGGTTCATGTGGAACTGAGTTGGACCACGGTGTCACTGCTGTGGGATATGGTGTTAGTAATGATGGGACTGAATATTGGTTGGTTAAGAACTCATGGGGAACTGAGTGGGGTGAAGAAGGTTACATTAGGATGCAAAGGGGTGTGGATTCTGAGGAAGGACTCTGTGGCATAGCTATGCAAGCATCTTACCCTACTGCATAA